The Haladaptatus cibarius D43 genome window below encodes:
- a CDS encoding Eco57I restriction-modification methylase domain-containing protein produces MTQSSPILDALHGIASRIDDDMSEKDVENAFLNENFYTLLGYSGAGHDLRSEWTLPDNKRPDYVTLDENESVTAVYEFKSSGRDLGAHTDQLFHYVDELKADYGVLTNGEELRLFDRDGQRQMPPIALGEATESHAANLVAALEKPEWDITNPESVNDYLDSLDAVELDGELGREHFFDTFRLEEDSPFADLVTAMVDLLRELRDEEEAKFVKGAYDFWEASYASEPDDVPKSWENFIDGKQSLRDFMFCLESGHALLARLLLSKATVDHEFFPSDKGLRRYFDALGGFDGEISLDAYPVAANGMIEDMRNQLVESLFEDDIFIWWTDGYSEETASQHANPYNRFRDVAKDGSEVSRVSQATRERFSRAVAHIVFSVLKFDFSRIEGDPLGNLYQRYFDPETRKALGEFYTPQPVIDYIMDGVGYDVGVSSERIIDPSCGSGTFLVEAIERYIEDVERYHDDPDWAKHLTELCTRPHIVGLDIHPFAVLMAQIRFMVTILPKYREAKRSNAEFTIRRLPIFRTDTLRNERELTGIDIGDDNTTQMTFDAMTEDNQDVLIPVPLPVEVDEDEVDESERDGEFLVQRVRMPKHQTAKMNAEIRNFGEYYAALQGVLDVVKYHMHEGMWEYHGGLERGIHRYTTREYEGLEAFFEEYVNDILDTVRYLRVEHGDGRLFKMFEDTVLSLVVKNYMEYDYVVGNPPYVRIQNLPDEQKAMLDELYEESTTGNYDIFCPFYQRGLEWLTEGSGRLGFITPNQFMVTDYGEGIRNVMRNEANIEEVYDFRDSGVFEDATNYPAIVILEDEEDEDARNENEIRCVRVKANVDDDSGRELDEQIITAVRDHRGEPGYSDEFIDVFDFPQGELDDGYWSLMPPEELGVFRKLEQESNERLDGITDSVFAGTQTSANKVYVVTPLNANRIEPNEGGDTVRIVPSGEEKEYEIETDLLRPWLDGKDIRRWQADWSGQHVILPYDITKNEDGELESELYAEDYLRENLPLTWEYFEQHREKLESRESSKMEGRDDWYGFIYPKSHDRFERPKAIGAHISENARFMVDDTGVWYFKTAYGIQLLPEIDELTEVIAAQMNSKALDFYFKHITTVKAGGFYEYRAQYLEQLPCITDSTKEPFDSIRPKADEIVASLNLENKTERFPEAYLGDFDGNLEYIDYEWQTRRYPVNADVQELTDGRFAVTAGRSDEITAPQMDTGDREERKLKARYVHAAVDGRKMKKGEEQAIPIPETTEGVQELLEALKQDRTTIEETSIEELEAEIDEAVYDLFDLTEDEREVIEEYLEVF; encoded by the coding sequence ATGACTCAATCATCGCCGATTCTCGACGCACTCCACGGAATCGCTTCTCGCATTGACGATGATATGAGCGAGAAGGATGTGGAGAACGCATTTCTGAACGAGAATTTCTATACGCTTCTCGGCTATTCCGGTGCAGGACACGACCTGCGAAGTGAATGGACACTTCCAGATAACAAACGACCCGACTACGTGACGCTGGATGAGAATGAATCCGTTACCGCTGTTTACGAGTTCAAAAGCTCCGGACGTGACCTCGGGGCGCACACCGACCAGTTGTTTCACTATGTAGACGAACTGAAAGCAGACTACGGGGTGTTGACGAACGGCGAAGAACTCCGACTGTTCGACCGCGATGGACAGAGGCAAATGCCACCCATCGCGCTCGGGGAAGCGACCGAAAGCCACGCCGCAAACCTCGTCGCCGCCCTCGAAAAACCGGAGTGGGACATCACGAACCCAGAGAGCGTCAACGACTATCTCGACAGTCTCGATGCAGTGGAACTTGACGGCGAACTCGGGCGCGAACACTTTTTTGACACGTTCCGGTTGGAAGAGGACAGTCCGTTTGCCGACCTCGTAACCGCGATGGTTGACCTACTTCGTGAACTTCGAGACGAAGAAGAAGCGAAGTTCGTGAAAGGTGCCTACGACTTCTGGGAAGCCAGCTATGCTAGCGAACCGGACGACGTTCCGAAGTCATGGGAGAACTTCATCGATGGCAAGCAGTCGCTTCGGGATTTCATGTTCTGTCTGGAAAGCGGCCACGCACTCCTTGCTCGACTCCTTCTGTCAAAAGCGACTGTAGACCATGAGTTCTTCCCGTCAGACAAGGGACTCCGGCGGTACTTTGACGCGCTCGGTGGATTCGATGGGGAAATCAGTCTTGATGCGTACCCGGTCGCGGCGAACGGGATGATTGAGGATATGCGGAATCAACTCGTCGAAAGCCTGTTCGAGGACGACATTTTCATCTGGTGGACTGACGGGTACAGCGAAGAAACGGCCAGTCAGCACGCGAATCCCTATAATCGATTTCGTGACGTGGCGAAGGACGGGAGCGAAGTCTCTCGCGTGAGTCAGGCAACACGGGAACGATTCAGTCGCGCAGTGGCGCACATCGTCTTCTCGGTGCTGAAATTCGACTTCTCTCGCATCGAAGGCGACCCGCTCGGAAACCTCTATCAGCGATACTTCGACCCGGAAACTCGCAAAGCTCTCGGCGAGTTCTACACGCCACAGCCAGTCATCGACTACATCATGGACGGCGTTGGCTACGATGTAGGTGTTTCAAGCGAGCGAATCATCGACCCGTCCTGTGGGTCTGGGACGTTCCTCGTGGAGGCTATAGAGCGGTACATCGAGGACGTAGAACGCTATCACGACGACCCGGATTGGGCGAAACACCTCACCGAACTTTGCACTCGTCCGCACATCGTCGGACTCGACATTCACCCGTTCGCGGTGCTGATGGCCCAGATTCGGTTCATGGTCACGATTCTGCCGAAGTATCGAGAGGCAAAGCGAAGCAATGCGGAGTTCACGATTCGACGCCTGCCCATCTTCCGAACCGATACCCTTCGGAACGAGCGTGAGTTGACGGGCATCGACATCGGAGACGATAACACGACTCAGATGACGTTCGATGCAATGACCGAGGACAATCAGGACGTGCTGATTCCCGTTCCCCTCCCGGTCGAAGTTGACGAGGACGAGGTGGACGAATCGGAGCGCGATGGCGAGTTCCTCGTTCAGCGCGTTCGGATGCCCAAGCACCAGACCGCCAAGATGAACGCCGAGATTCGGAACTTCGGCGAATACTACGCCGCGTTACAGGGCGTCCTCGACGTGGTGAAATACCATATGCACGAAGGGATGTGGGAGTACCATGGCGGTCTGGAACGAGGAATTCACCGTTACACGACCCGGGAGTACGAGGGATTGGAGGCGTTCTTCGAAGAGTACGTGAACGACATTCTCGACACTGTCCGATACCTTCGCGTCGAACACGGTGACGGACGCCTGTTCAAGATGTTCGAGGACACGGTTCTGTCGCTCGTCGTCAAGAATTACATGGAGTACGATTACGTGGTCGGAAATCCGCCATACGTCCGTATCCAGAATCTCCCTGACGAACAAAAGGCGATGCTGGACGAACTGTACGAGGAGTCCACGACCGGAAACTACGACATCTTCTGCCCGTTCTATCAGCGGGGGCTGGAGTGGCTCACCGAAGGCTCCGGTCGGCTCGGCTTCATAACCCCTAACCAGTTCATGGTCACGGACTACGGCGAGGGGATTCGGAACGTGATGCGGAACGAGGCCAACATCGAGGAGGTCTACGACTTCCGCGACTCCGGTGTCTTCGAGGACGCGACGAACTACCCTGCCATCGTTATTCTGGAAGACGAGGAGGACGAGGACGCCCGGAATGAGAACGAAATTCGTTGCGTCCGAGTGAAAGCGAACGTAGACGACGACAGTGGCCGGGAGTTAGACGAGCAAATTATCACCGCCGTTCGTGACCATCGTGGTGAACCGGGCTACAGCGACGAGTTCATCGACGTGTTTGACTTCCCGCAGGGAGAGTTGGACGACGGGTACTGGTCGCTGATGCCGCCAGAAGAGTTGGGAGTGTTCCGCAAATTAGAACAGGAAAGCAACGAGCGACTTGATGGAATTACGGATTCAGTATTTGCAGGAACTCAAACAAGCGCAAATAAGGTCTATGTTGTTACTCCCCTAAACGCGAATAGAATCGAACCGAATGAAGGTGGTGATACTGTTCGTATCGTTCCTTCGGGAGAAGAGAAAGAGTACGAGATTGAAACAGACCTGCTCCGACCGTGGCTTGATGGAAAAGACATTCGGCGTTGGCAGGCAGATTGGTCTGGACAACACGTTATCCTCCCATATGATATCACGAAAAACGAAGACGGAGAGTTGGAGTCGGAACTGTACGCGGAAGATTATCTACGGGAGAATTTACCGCTCACTTGGGAGTATTTCGAACAACATCGGGAAAAGCTTGAAAGTCGAGAAAGTAGCAAAATGGAAGGCCGGGACGACTGGTACGGATTCATCTATCCAAAGAGCCATGACCGATTCGAACGGCCAAAAGCAATCGGGGCGCACATCTCGGAAAACGCTCGGTTCATGGTCGATGACACTGGTGTCTGGTACTTCAAAACAGCCTATGGTATTCAACTTCTTCCAGAAATTGATGAACTCACTGAGGTCATAGCCGCCCAAATGAACTCAAAAGCCCTTGATTTCTACTTCAAACATATTACTACTGTCAAAGCTGGTGGTTTCTACGAGTACCGCGCACAGTATCTTGAACAACTTCCTTGCATCACTGACAGTACGAAGGAACCGTTCGATTCGATTCGACCAAAAGCAGATGAAATTGTCGCTTCTCTCAACTTAGAGAACAAGACTGAGCGCTTCCCAGAAGCCTACCTCGGTGACTTCGATGGCAATCTCGAATACATAGACTACGAGTGGCAGACTCGCCGGTATCCAGTCAACGCCGACGTTCAGGAACTCACCGATGGTCGGTTCGCGGTCACGGCGGGTCGCTCCGACGAGATTACCGCACCCCAGATGGACACTGGTGACAGAGAAGAGCGCAAACTCAAAGCGAGATACGTCCACGCCGCCGTCGATGGTCGGAAGATGAAGAAGGGAGAGGAACAGGCGATTCCGATTCCAGAAACGACCGAGGGTGTTCAAGAACTGCTGGAAGCACTGAAGCAGGACAGAACGACAATCGAGGAAACGAGCATCGAGGAACTGGAAGCCGAAATAGACGAGGCTGTGTACGACCTCTTCGACCTCACCGAGGACGAGCGCGAAGTCATCGAGGAGTACTTGGAAGTCTTCTGA
- a CDS encoding TIGR04206 family protein: protein MRLLSRSLSDLATSRRLVLLSLFALPWVVLVAPSGTTLIFPWGLVNPASLHVTTLPEYLFVLTVGLPPQLLAWPLSVLFYLLALVSAFSGRVEDRRVTGGLLVLAGVTQLNFVFRFVAYGGLVVPLGPIAVFAVVWWFHWPDLRGALSR from the coding sequence CGTTCTCTCTCCGATTTGGCCACGTCTCGACGCCTCGTGTTGCTATCGCTGTTCGCACTCCCGTGGGTGGTTCTCGTCGCGCCGAGCGGGACGACGCTGATTTTTCCGTGGGGATTGGTGAACCCTGCATCACTGCACGTCACGACGCTTCCGGAGTATCTGTTCGTCCTGACCGTCGGATTACCGCCGCAACTTCTCGCGTGGCCGCTAAGCGTGCTCTTCTATCTACTTGCGCTCGTAAGCGCGTTTTCGGGGCGAGTCGAAGATCGACGGGTAACCGGTGGACTCCTCGTTCTGGCGGGCGTGACCCAATTGAACTTCGTCTTCCGATTCGTCGCGTATGGCGGATTGGTCGTCCCACTTGGCCCAATCGCAGTGTTCGCCGTCGTTTGGTGGTTTCATTGGCCCGACCTGCGCGGTGCGCTGAGTAGGTAG
- the coxB gene encoding cytochrome c oxidase subunit II, producing the protein MRLRRGGMVACLLCVLVIAAIEPAAAQSVNKRLIDQLNFQLIYVALPLTLFVEIILIYAVVRFRNNDDPLPTAEDPALEITWTIATAIILLFVGFAAYTVLTSPYITPNQPGDQVNQMAANGTNNSSASDAVMVEGLAYQWGWQFEYQNSNRTTQDELVIPANSEVYVRMTSADVIHSLFVPELGVKQDVFPSRTAVVHTRVYEPGTYRGYCTEFCGAGHARMRTTVRVLPQDEYRQWLQGNATAEK; encoded by the coding sequence ATGCGACTTCGTCGCGGGGGGATGGTCGCCTGTCTTCTCTGTGTGCTTGTAATCGCCGCCATCGAACCAGCGGCGGCCCAGTCCGTCAACAAACGGCTCATCGACCAGTTGAACTTCCAGCTCATCTACGTGGCGCTCCCGTTGACTCTGTTCGTCGAAATCATCCTCATCTACGCAGTCGTTCGATTCCGAAACAACGACGACCCACTTCCGACCGCCGAAGATCCGGCCCTGGAAATCACGTGGACTATTGCGACCGCCATCATCCTTCTGTTCGTCGGTTTTGCGGCGTACACGGTGCTCACCAGTCCGTACATCACGCCGAATCAACCCGGCGACCAAGTGAACCAGATGGCCGCAAATGGGACGAACAATTCGTCCGCGTCGGACGCGGTGATGGTGGAGGGACTCGCCTATCAGTGGGGGTGGCAGTTCGAGTATCAAAATTCGAACCGAACCACGCAAGACGAGCTCGTGATTCCGGCGAACAGCGAAGTGTACGTTCGGATGACATCCGCGGATGTCATCCACTCGCTGTTCGTGCCCGAACTCGGCGTCAAACAGGACGTGTTTCCCAGTCGAACAGCGGTCGTTCACACCCGCGTCTACGAACCCGGAACGTATCGCGGCTACTGCACCGAATTCTGTGGCGCGGGCCACGCGCGAATGAGAACCACTGTTAGGGTACTGCCACAGGACGAGTATCGCCAATGGCTTCAAGGAAACGCAACCGCTGAAAAGTAA
- a CDS encoding class I SAM-dependent methyltransferase, which yields MKAPCVRIERKRGETTRRELAESDLIPDDLEIVVEGGWLYVPVSDPDAVPDGFEVVEHDVPTRETPDTPADILGFDPSYERLGDIVLVDEDDPARAREIADAIVASELPVKTVLNRASKVKGETRVRDWDVLVGDQTETVHREYGCEFSLDVSRVYFSPRLATERHRVAEQVDPDERAFDMFAGVGPFVIPFAKRGAQVVGTDVNDVAIEYLRENARRNGVENRVTAIAGDVRETVSEYENWADRLVMNLPHSAGEFLDTAVSLAEDECVIHYYDIQHEDDPFGPGEKAIRAAAEPEYDVSVETKREVRSYAPHELNVCLDVRLTR from the coding sequence ATGAAAGCGCCCTGCGTGCGCATCGAACGAAAACGCGGTGAGACGACGCGCCGCGAACTCGCAGAGTCCGATCTGATTCCGGACGACCTCGAAATCGTCGTCGAAGGCGGGTGGCTTTACGTTCCCGTTTCCGACCCTGACGCGGTTCCGGACGGGTTCGAGGTCGTCGAACACGACGTGCCGACCCGCGAGACGCCGGACACGCCCGCCGACATCCTCGGATTCGACCCGAGCTACGAACGACTCGGGGACATCGTGCTCGTTGACGAGGACGACCCAGCGAGAGCGCGCGAAATCGCGGATGCAATCGTGGCGTCAGAATTGCCCGTCAAAACCGTGCTCAACCGTGCGTCGAAAGTCAAAGGCGAAACCCGCGTGCGCGATTGGGACGTGCTCGTGGGCGACCAGACCGAAACGGTTCACCGCGAATACGGCTGTGAGTTCTCGCTCGACGTCTCGCGGGTGTACTTCTCACCCCGCCTCGCAACTGAACGCCACCGCGTGGCCGAACAGGTTGACCCCGACGAACGGGCGTTCGACATGTTCGCGGGGGTTGGCCCGTTCGTCATCCCCTTCGCAAAGCGCGGCGCGCAGGTCGTCGGCACCGACGTGAACGACGTGGCGATAGAATACCTTCGAGAAAACGCCCGCCGAAACGGCGTCGAAAATCGAGTAACCGCCATTGCCGGAGACGTTCGGGAGACGGTTTCGGAGTACGAAAATTGGGCTGACCGTCTCGTGATGAACCTGCCCCACAGCGCGGGCGAGTTCCTCGACACCGCAGTTTCCCTCGCGGAGGATGAGTGTGTGATTCATTACTACGACATTCAGCACGAAGACGACCCGTTCGGGCCGGGCGAGAAAGCAATCCGCGCGGCGGCGGAACCCGAGTACGACGTGTCGGTCGAAACTAAACGGGAAGTCCGGTCGTATGCACCCCACGAACTGAACGTCTGTTTGGACGTGCGATTAACGCGGTAG
- a CDS encoding DUF2270 domain-containing protein: MANEGEDGFDPTKQDAREVAGDAAENREEFLTLMPHFYRGALSQSGRYLDRLDLTVDWAIAVVTAVLALGFQSSDVPPYLIPIGMVALSMFLLFDVRRYRSYDAIRARVRLVEENVYANALNPVGATLGEWREELSDDLRKPMLKVSYREALSRRLKRVYLPLYVLLGVAWLFRITLFVPDEPWRETAAVPGVSGETAIGIVGVFYLVLILITFWPQKREAKGEFHGEEAGDWKEREETE, from the coding sequence ATGGCCAACGAGGGTGAGGACGGGTTCGACCCGACGAAACAGGATGCACGGGAGGTTGCCGGGGACGCGGCGGAAAACCGCGAGGAGTTTCTGACCCTGATGCCGCATTTCTACCGCGGCGCGCTGTCGCAGTCGGGGCGGTACTTAGACCGACTCGACCTGACCGTCGATTGGGCGATTGCGGTCGTCACCGCCGTACTGGCGCTGGGATTCCAAAGTAGCGACGTGCCGCCGTATCTCATTCCCATCGGGATGGTCGCCCTCTCGATGTTTCTGCTGTTCGACGTGCGCCGCTATCGGTCATACGACGCGATTCGGGCGCGCGTCCGTCTGGTCGAGGAAAACGTCTACGCGAACGCGCTGAATCCGGTCGGCGCGACGCTCGGTGAGTGGCGCGAAGAGTTGAGCGACGACCTCCGAAAACCGATGCTCAAGGTTTCGTACCGGGAGGCGCTTTCGCGCCGCCTCAAGCGGGTGTACCTCCCGCTTTACGTGCTGTTGGGCGTTGCGTGGCTGTTCCGGATAACCCTCTTCGTGCCGGACGAACCGTGGCGCGAAACTGCGGCGGTTCCGGGTGTTTCGGGCGAAACCGCGATCGGAATCGTGGGTGTGTTTTATCTCGTGCTGATACTCATCACGTTTTGGCCACAAAAGCGGGAAGCCAAAGGGGAGTTTCACGGCGAAGAAGCGGGAGACTGGAAAGAAAGGGAAGAAACAGAATGA
- the dph5 gene encoding diphthine synthase yields the protein MLTFIGLGLYDERSITVEGRDAIAGADDLFAEFYTSKLIGADVADLEAFHEKEITVRNRAGVEQDPKAILSAAESGHAVFLTAGDTMISTTHVDLRLRAEDRGIDTRVIHAPTAESAASGLTGLQNYRFGKATTLPFDYAHGADGLPASVTNVLDDNRERGLHTLVYLDIKVGWNPSDKGDADAEDEYMTADVAAEMLADGYDDVLAVVVARAGSPDPLVEADRLSKLAERDFGDPLHLLVVPGDLHHIEADALESLAGAPSDLLTVE from the coding sequence ATGCTTACCTTCATCGGCCTCGGTCTGTACGACGAACGCTCAATCACCGTCGAAGGCAGGGATGCAATCGCCGGCGCGGACGACCTGTTCGCCGAGTTCTACACCAGCAAACTCATCGGTGCGGACGTCGCCGACCTCGAAGCGTTCCACGAAAAGGAAATCACCGTCAGAAACCGCGCCGGTGTCGAACAAGACCCCAAGGCAATCCTCTCCGCCGCGGAATCCGGCCACGCCGTGTTTCTCACGGCTGGCGACACCATGATTTCGACCACACACGTTGACCTCCGACTGCGTGCCGAAGACCGAGGCATCGACACAAGAGTCATCCACGCCCCGACCGCGGAGTCCGCCGCGAGCGGCCTCACCGGTCTTCAAAACTATCGCTTCGGTAAGGCAACCACGCTTCCGTTCGATTACGCCCACGGCGCGGACGGCCTCCCCGCCAGCGTGACGAACGTACTGGACGACAACCGCGAGCGCGGCCTGCACACGCTCGTCTATCTCGACATCAAAGTCGGCTGGAACCCATCCGACAAAGGCGATGCGGACGCCGAAGACGAGTACATGACCGCCGACGTGGCCGCGGAGATGCTCGCCGACGGCTACGACGACGTGCTTGCGGTAGTCGTCGCACGCGCAGGTAGTCCCGACCCCCTGGTCGAAGCCGACCGACTGTCGAAACTTGCGGAGCGTGACTTCGGCGACCCGCTCCACCTCCTCGTCGTGCCGGGCGACTTGCACCACATCGAAGCGGACGCCCTCGAATCGCTCGCGGGCGCGCCGAGTGACCTGCTAACCGTCGAGTAG
- a CDS encoding DUF7827 domain-containing protein, with amino-acid sequence MTKVRSLFLTALMVMSVFAGATAFAGTAGAASNNLSTPGTYYSGQTLWIDATDVNDSSGAQIDAVQIREVEDNTNGNLELSAPKDVQSLDSDNTATFSLGDFSGKYALTTTEGDVLTFSDGVASKAATEENGILEVISHNFEASFDDDSVVNDGPDAETTLDVDADRPDYEVAVSSDDLEQKTLYDIFGDSSQWDANHTDGESVVLNAQSSSEITADFSGVKTGDHDFTFKVNDSDVEVSENITVEEAGDKEANFDDVSSVARGDISNITVDLENTDTAYVQVGNYEEDNFQVNVEVRDTNDNGKASFHLNTFKTNDGNYVSAAEGTSIEYENASTLESEPIASNNYVLSAGVTGWESTDNSNYDVVASPTDRTTLNINDRSTDSIQTWVQPADIDINTEDVSTVTDTVTQRNVVAGDDKVILKVDATGIYGALDTGTFEENNMSMEITETGSNIESNTDADSVDFSNVDIVTDGENGTFYAVIDANALNNADDQDDPYGEWEATFTVQDDYVLNSNGEDESVSSTFSYEKKSMTLNDGEDLEVPLGNGTIAGETNLAPGTELTVVASSGVFYKENGDVTVNDDGTFSADYDFDTEGVENGTEFTAYVINHQDDTEINGMVNADMQEDGDDDNTTTTTTTTTTTTTTTSDTTDTTTTSSTDDGEDTTSTDDSEDTTSNDDGQPGFGVAISVVALLAAALLALRREN; translated from the coding sequence ATGACAAAGGTTCGCAGCCTGTTCCTCACCGCGCTTATGGTTATGTCGGTTTTCGCCGGCGCAACCGCGTTCGCGGGAACGGCTGGTGCGGCCAGTAACAATCTGAGCACGCCCGGAACCTACTACAGCGGTCAGACGCTGTGGATCGACGCAACAGACGTTAACGACAGCAGCGGCGCACAAATTGACGCAGTACAGATCCGCGAAGTCGAGGACAACACTAACGGTAACCTCGAACTGAGCGCCCCGAAAGACGTTCAGAGCCTTGACAGCGACAACACGGCAACGTTCAGTCTGGGCGACTTCAGCGGAAAATACGCTCTCACCACGACGGAGGGTGACGTTCTCACCTTCTCCGACGGTGTAGCTTCGAAAGCTGCCACGGAAGAGAACGGCATTCTCGAAGTCATCTCGCACAACTTCGAAGCGAGCTTCGATGACGACTCCGTTGTGAACGACGGTCCTGACGCAGAAACCACGCTTGACGTGGACGCTGACCGACCAGACTACGAAGTCGCCGTCTCCTCCGACGATCTTGAGCAGAAGACGCTCTACGACATCTTCGGTGACAGCAGCCAGTGGGACGCTAACCACACCGACGGCGAATCCGTTGTCCTTAACGCGCAATCTTCCAGCGAAATCACCGCCGACTTCTCCGGTGTCAAGACTGGCGACCACGACTTCACCTTCAAGGTGAACGATTCGGACGTCGAAGTCTCCGAGAACATCACCGTCGAAGAAGCAGGTGACAAAGAGGCAAACTTTGACGATGTCTCGTCAGTTGCCCGCGGTGACATCTCTAACATCACGGTTGACCTCGAAAACACCGACACGGCATACGTGCAGGTTGGTAACTACGAAGAAGACAACTTCCAAGTCAACGTCGAAGTGCGAGACACCAACGACAACGGCAAAGCGAGCTTCCACCTGAACACCTTCAAGACCAACGACGGTAACTACGTGTCCGCGGCAGAAGGTACGAGTATCGAATACGAGAATGCTAGTACCCTCGAAAGCGAACCGATTGCGTCGAACAACTACGTTCTGAGTGCTGGAGTAACCGGATGGGAATCGACTGACAACTCGAACTACGACGTTGTCGCAAGCCCAACCGACCGAACCACGCTCAACATCAACGACCGTTCGACCGACTCGATACAGACGTGGGTTCAGCCCGCTGACATCGACATCAACACCGAGGATGTTTCCACTGTGACGGACACCGTCACGCAGCGTAACGTCGTCGCCGGCGACGACAAAGTGATCCTCAAGGTTGACGCAACCGGTATCTACGGTGCGCTCGACACCGGCACGTTCGAAGAGAACAACATGTCGATGGAGATCACGGAAACCGGCAGCAACATTGAGTCGAACACTGACGCTGACAGCGTTGACTTCTCGAACGTCGACATCGTCACCGACGGCGAAAACGGCACGTTCTACGCAGTTATTGACGCGAACGCGCTCAACAACGCGGACGACCAAGACGATCCATACGGTGAATGGGAAGCAACGTTCACGGTTCAGGACGACTACGTCCTCAACAGTAACGGCGAGGACGAAAGCGTCTCGAGCACCTTCTCCTACGAAAAGAAGTCCATGACGCTCAACGACGGCGAAGACCTCGAAGTTCCGCTCGGTAACGGTACCATCGCGGGTGAAACCAACCTCGCCCCCGGTACGGAACTCACCGTCGTCGCATCCAGCGGCGTCTTCTACAAAGAGAACGGTGACGTGACGGTTAACGACGACGGCACATTCTCGGCAGACTACGACTTCGACACGGAGGGTGTCGAAAACGGTACCGAGTTCACCGCCTACGTCATCAACCACCAAGACGACACTGAAATCAACGGTATGGTCAACGCCGACATGCAAGAGGACGGCGACGACGACAACACGACGACGACCACTACCACGACGACCACGACGACGACCACCACGTCTGACACCACGGACACCACGACGACGTCCAGTACGGACGACGGTGAAGACACCACGTCGACCGACGACAGTGAGGACACCACGTCCAACGACGATGGTCAGCCTGGCTTCGGTGTCGCAATCTCCGTTGTCGCACTCCTCGCCGCAGCGCTCCTCGCGCTCCGCCGAGAGAACTAA
- a CDS encoding VOC family protein has translation MNGIIDHVMMRVADLDETLDWYGEHLDYEEKGRWEADTFTNVYLGPEDGHDDGALLEITYNHDDRSYELGDAWGHIAVRVEDVYDAYEELMDAGVEDYRDPDSCGGRYAFVKDPDGHEIEIVQRDHGARWSIDHTMIRVEDADEALGFWTRKFEYEHTGRWESDSFANYFMKPEDAAEAAMAVELTYNYDGRSYELGDAWGHLAVRADDLHDGWETLMEREAEEYRDPESCDDRYAFTKDQDGHEIEVIERN, from the coding sequence ATGAACGGGATAATCGACCACGTCATGATGCGGGTAGCGGATTTGGACGAAACGCTCGACTGGTACGGCGAACACCTCGATTATGAGGAGAAAGGTCGATGGGAGGCCGACACGTTCACCAACGTCTACCTCGGCCCGGAGGACGGTCACGACGACGGTGCCCTGCTGGAAATCACCTACAATCACGACGACCGAAGCTACGAGTTGGGCGACGCGTGGGGCCACATCGCAGTGCGCGTCGAGGACGTGTACGACGCCTACGAGGAACTGATGGATGCGGGCGTCGAAGATTACCGCGACCCCGATTCCTGTGGCGGACGCTACGCGTTCGTAAAAGACCCGGATGGACACGAAATCGAAATCGTCCAACGCGACCACGGCGCGCGCTGGAGTATCGACCACACCATGATTCGCGTGGAGGATGCCGACGAAGCGCTCGGCTTCTGGACGCGAAAGTTCGAGTACGAACACACCGGCCGCTGGGAATCGGATTCGTTCGCCAACTACTTCATGAAGCCCGAAGACGCCGCCGAAGCGGCGATGGCGGTCGAACTTACGTACAACTACGACGGCCGAAGCTACGAGCTGGGCGACGCGTGGGGCCATCTCGCCGTGCGCGCGGACGACCTCCACGACGGATGGGAGACGCTGATGGAGCGCGAGGCAGAGGAGTACCGCGACCCCGAGTCCTGTGACGACCGTTACGCCTTCACCAAAGACCAAGACGGCCACGAAATCGAAGTTATCGAGCGCAACTGA